A window of the Bdellovibrio svalbardensis genome harbors these coding sequences:
- a CDS encoding KH domain-containing protein: protein MPGDKEIKVIRVSRNPEPSLKADEKENEAAREKGRSFLYGILCEMMDRPEDIAVTYTVGDRTTIYKVDCHPKSLGQLIGAKGKNISGIRAVISAMMARKGIRAIVEIPYIEPSEA, encoded by the coding sequence ATGCCAGGGGATAAGGAAATTAAAGTTATTAGAGTATCGCGCAATCCTGAGCCTTCCCTGAAAGCCGATGAAAAAGAAAATGAAGCCGCTCGTGAAAAAGGTCGTAGTTTTTTGTACGGCATTCTTTGCGAAATGATGGATCGACCTGAAGACATCGCCGTGACCTACACTGTGGGTGATAGAACCACGATTTACAAAGTGGACTGTCATCCGAAAAGTTTGGGACAGCTCATTGGAGCAAAGGGTAAGAACATCAGCGGCATTCGCGCGGTGATTTCTGCCATGATGGCTCGCAAGGGCATCCGTGCGATCGTAGAAATTCCCTATATTGAACCAAGCGAAGCTTAG
- a CDS encoding AMP-binding protein, with protein sequence MAIRGEFEQARDFLILHRADYDYAFNQFKWPQLENFNWALDYFDSMAEGNNNTALWIINEDGKEEKYSFADLSARSGQVANYLRKLGVHKGDSILLMVGNDTAYWEIMLAAMKLGAVVVPASPYLSEAELEDRLLRGRVRLVVTTKDHADRFRFDSSSLIPLLVDGSMSGWHDYADATRESASYEASEKTKATDAVLMYFTSSMAAKPKMVEHSYLSFTVGHLSSMFWMGLRPGDIHLGISSPGWSMHDWNSFIAPWNAEATIFVDHLSRLHGRFDAKILLDTMEHYRITTFCAPPSVWRKLLQEDLTQFQIPLREALSTGEPLTEDIVEKVHQAWGLQIRDGFSQTETSMLIGVAPGQRAVPGSLGKPLPGYSIRLLDEAGKEVKEGEICVEAAVLKTHPYHSGDVARIDKAGNYSYVGRNDALFKCSDYRISPFEIESVLLENPAVREVAVIPSPDPIRYAVPKAIVVLAKGFEPTKEIAIDIMNYTRSRLAPFKRVRRVEFHDLLKGSDGTILRMELIKKEQEKRQTNDKSLYEFWEEDARATLPETWAQDLP encoded by the coding sequence ATGGCGATCAGAGGCGAATTTGAACAGGCGCGTGATTTTTTGATTTTGCATCGAGCAGACTATGACTATGCCTTCAATCAATTCAAGTGGCCTCAGTTGGAAAATTTCAATTGGGCTTTGGATTATTTTGATTCGATGGCCGAAGGAAATAATAACACTGCTTTATGGATCATTAATGAAGATGGCAAAGAAGAAAAATATAGTTTTGCGGATCTTTCGGCGCGTTCGGGGCAGGTTGCCAATTACTTGAGAAAATTGGGAGTTCATAAAGGCGATTCCATTTTGCTGATGGTCGGAAACGACACAGCTTACTGGGAGATCATGCTGGCAGCCATGAAGTTGGGGGCGGTGGTGGTTCCTGCAAGTCCTTATCTTTCAGAGGCGGAGTTGGAAGATCGATTGTTGCGAGGTCGCGTGCGCCTTGTGGTGACCACGAAAGATCATGCAGATCGTTTCCGCTTTGATTCATCAAGTTTGATTCCTTTGTTGGTCGACGGAAGTATGTCGGGTTGGCATGACTATGCGGACGCCACCCGCGAGAGCGCCAGCTATGAGGCCTCTGAGAAAACCAAAGCGACAGATGCGGTGTTGATGTATTTTACCTCTTCAATGGCTGCGAAGCCGAAAATGGTTGAGCATTCTTATCTTAGTTTTACGGTAGGTCATCTCTCCTCAATGTTTTGGATGGGACTTCGCCCTGGTGATATCCATTTAGGCATCAGCTCTCCGGGATGGTCGATGCATGATTGGAATAGCTTTATTGCTCCGTGGAATGCGGAGGCTACTATTTTTGTTGATCACCTCAGTCGCCTTCATGGACGCTTTGATGCAAAAATTCTTCTCGATACAATGGAGCATTATAGAATCACCACATTCTGTGCGCCTCCGTCTGTTTGGAGAAAACTTCTGCAAGAGGATCTCACTCAGTTTCAAATTCCGCTGCGCGAAGCTTTAAGTACCGGTGAGCCATTGACCGAAGACATTGTCGAAAAAGTTCACCAAGCGTGGGGTTTGCAAATTCGCGATGGTTTTAGTCAGACCGAAACCAGCATGTTGATCGGTGTGGCTCCAGGTCAAAGAGCGGTTCCCGGCAGCTTGGGAAAACCTTTGCCAGGATATAGTATTCGTTTGTTGGATGAAGCGGGAAAAGAAGTCAAAGAGGGCGAGATCTGTGTTGAGGCGGCAGTTTTGAAAACACACCCTTATCATTCTGGCGATGTCGCGCGAATAGATAAGGCCGGAAATTACTCGTATGTGGGGCGTAACGATGCGCTCTTCAAGTGCTCTGACTATCGTATCAGTCCTTTTGAAATTGAATCAGTGCTTCTTGAGAATCCCGCAGTTCGTGAAGTCGCGGTCATTCCAAGTCCGGATCCCATACGTTATGCGGTTCCCAAGGCGATCGTGGTTCTGGCGAAGGGATTTGAGCCGACTAAGGAAATTGCGATAGATATTATGAATTATACGAGAAGCCGATTGGCTCCATTTAAACGTGTGCGCAGAGTGGAATTTCATGATCTTTTAAAGGGTTCTGATGGCACCATTCTCAGAATGGAGCTGATAAAAAAAGAACAAGAAAAGCGTCAAACAAATGATAAATCACTCTATGAATTTTGGGAGGAAGATGCACGGGCAACTCTTCCTGAGACATGGGCGCAGGATTTGCCATAG
- a CDS encoding metallophosphoesterase: MGFFRVVLVSLFVVVFFYLSHQLTRFADLSLGMVSIVNLGLISILGIVLAQPLYFWSDRRLEHRPWHDSFSRVAHLCMAYINFLISFVILRDVAAFALEYLAPAYSTEFAFGKEALGIMLTLPLFLILLGTLVVRVGPRVTHVALGFKNLPKGLENLRILHITDLHISSSLPVHFVEKLVQRVNKLKPDLVVYTGDILDSQAIRHLAEFDSLKKMESRLGHYYVPGNHEYYWDVDQGLAAFRSVDFNVLINETANLTINNSLLQISGIPDPAARMFRKEEPDFEKVAAQLKPEGFKLLLSHQPSLAKQACKKGFDLQLSGHTHGGQFFPWNLLIGFFERYSKGLYRIQGMQLYVNQGTGYWGPSLRLGTYCELTVITLTSNVSILRRGRSAKR; encoded by the coding sequence ATGGGTTTTTTCAGAGTCGTTTTAGTCAGTCTTTTCGTAGTTGTGTTTTTCTATCTCAGCCATCAACTCACAAGATTTGCCGATCTTTCGCTCGGGATGGTTTCCATCGTCAATCTTGGATTGATTTCGATCTTAGGGATTGTTTTAGCTCAGCCACTCTATTTCTGGTCGGATCGCCGCTTGGAACATCGACCTTGGCATGACAGCTTCTCTCGAGTCGCGCACCTTTGCATGGCGTACATCAATTTTTTGATCAGCTTTGTCATTCTTCGCGATGTGGCCGCTTTCGCTTTGGAATATTTGGCGCCGGCCTACAGCACTGAGTTTGCTTTTGGCAAAGAAGCCCTGGGCATCATGCTGACTCTGCCGTTGTTCTTGATTCTGCTGGGTACACTGGTGGTTCGCGTGGGCCCTCGGGTGACTCATGTGGCCCTGGGTTTTAAAAATCTTCCCAAGGGTCTCGAGAATTTGCGAATTCTGCACATCACTGACTTGCATATCAGCTCCAGTCTTCCTGTCCATTTTGTTGAAAAGCTCGTCCAGCGGGTTAATAAACTTAAGCCAGATCTCGTCGTTTACACCGGAGACATTTTAGATAGCCAAGCCATCCGCCACCTTGCTGAATTTGATTCTTTAAAGAAAATGGAAAGCAGACTGGGACACTACTACGTTCCTGGAAATCACGAGTATTACTGGGACGTCGACCAGGGCTTGGCAGCCTTTCGGTCTGTGGACTTCAACGTCCTCATCAACGAAACCGCCAACCTCACCATCAACAACAGCTTGTTACAGATTTCCGGCATTCCGGATCCTGCGGCCCGAATGTTCAGAAAAGAAGAGCCTGATTTTGAGAAGGTCGCTGCACAGCTTAAGCCCGAAGGCTTTAAGCTCCTTCTATCGCACCAACCCTCTTTGGCAAAGCAAGCCTGCAAGAAGGGCTTTGACCTGCAGCTGTCAGGGCACACCCATGGTGGACAATTCTTCCCCTGGAATCTGCTCATTGGCTTCTTTGAAAGATACTCGAAAGGCCTTTACCGTATTCAGGGCATGCAGCTCTATGTCAATCAGGGTACTGGCTACTGGGGACCGAGCTTGCGACTCGGAACCTACTGTGAACTCACGGTGATTACGCTCACCTCTAATGTCTCCATACTCCGACGAGGTCGGAGTGCAAAGAGGTAA
- a CDS encoding regulatory protein RecX: protein MSDEKNPLKTKQAAKRKVMDLIARRDHSEKELRKKLREKFSDEEDGMEAVEEAIAYAKDNNWLGDPVNLAHRLADMLHRRNKGIYYINNYLKEKGLPAVETDRALELEKALAIVKNKYDEDYDFTREDKARVGRLLASRGFDSETVRKVLYEKL from the coding sequence ATGTCTGACGAGAAAAATCCTCTAAAAACCAAGCAAGCCGCGAAAAGAAAGGTCATGGACCTTATCGCTCGCCGCGATCACTCTGAAAAAGAGCTCCGCAAAAAACTGCGCGAGAAATTTTCAGATGAAGAGGATGGAATGGAAGCCGTTGAGGAGGCCATTGCCTATGCCAAAGACAACAATTGGCTGGGCGATCCAGTCAACCTCGCCCATCGTCTGGCCGACATGCTCCATCGCCGCAACAAAGGCATTTACTACATCAACAACTACCTCAAGGAAAAAGGGTTGCCAGCTGTTGAGACAGACCGTGCTTTGGAGCTTGAAAAGGCTCTGGCGATTGTCAAAAATAAGTATGACGAAGATTATGACTTCACTCGTGAAGACAAGGCTCGCGTAGGACGCCTGCTTGCTTCCCGAGGTTTTGATTCTGAGACCGTAAGAAAGGTTCTTTATGAAAAGCTCTGA